CTCCCGCCGGAAAGGAGTGATTGCCCGATGAAGCCGCTTAGAGTGATATTTGCCGGCGGCGGTACCGGAGGACATCTCTTCCCGGCGCTGGCGCTCGCCGACAAATTGAAACAACGCTCCTCAAGTAATCTGCCGCCGGAGATTCTTTTCTGCGGAACCAAACGGGGTCTGGAGTTCCGAATGAAGGAGAAACTGGGTTATCCTCTGGAATTGATAAATGTACGAGGGATGGCGCGGCGGTTGACCCTGGTCAATCTTCTGGTGCCATTTCTACTGGTCGGGGCGATTGCCAAATCAATGCTTATCATCGCCCGCTTTCATCCCGACATTGTTATCGGTAGCGGCGGATATGTTATGGGACCGGTGCTTATTGCCGCCATCATTATGGGGAAAAGACGGGTGATTCAGGAGCAGAATTCTTTCCCCGGCGTAACCACCCGAAAACTGGCAGGAATGGTGGACCGGGTTTTCCTCGGATTCGGCGAGGCATCAAAATATCTTCCCGCTAAAGCCAAAATGGTGGAAACCGGCAATCCAATAAAAGAGGTAATAGGAACTATCCCGCCCGAAGAGGGGCGGAAGTATTTTGGGATTCAACCCGGCAAGAGAGTCATCCTGATTCTTGGCGGGAGTCAGGGGGCGACAGCGATAAATCGGAATATCATGCGGCATATTGATAAGCTGCCGGAGGATATTCATCTCATCTGGCAAACAGGCGAAAGGGACTACAAGGATGTGGCCGCATCCGCGGGCGGCAAGGTTCCGGGCCGCTCCCTTTTTGCTTTTACTGACCGCATCGAATACGGGTATGCCGCCGCCGATTTAGTTATCGCCCGGGCCGGCGCCCTTACTCTGGCGGAAATTATTGCCGCCGGTTTGCCGTCGCTTCTGGTGCCGTACCCTCACGCCGCCGGAGACCATCAGCGGAAAAATGCGCTGCCGATGGAAAGAGAGGGCGCCTCCATTATTATTGAAGACTGTCAACTCCAAGAGAAGAATCTTCTGGAAGAAGCGGTCAATATATTCAAATCGGGGCGAAACGACGGTATGAAAACGGCGGTGGTGTCGCTGCGGGCAAGAAGGACCAAGCCCGCCGCCGACCTTATTGTTGATGAAATAATGACACTCTTGAATATCTCCTGAGGTGAGACGTGAAGTCAATTGTTACGGCAAAACCAAAATTTGAAGGCAAGAAAATGATTTTTGGAAAATTCAGAGAGTTATTCTTTGTCGGGATTTGCGGCGCCGGCATGTCCGGCATCGCCGAAATCCTGCATAATCTCGGTTACAAGGTGAGCGGCTCCGACCTGGCGCCCGGCGAAGTAGGCCTGCATCTTCAGAAAGTCGGCATCGATATTTACACCGGTCATGAGGGACATAATATCGGCACCGCCAATGTAGTGGTAATCTCCTCCGCCGTCAGCAACGACAACCCGGAAGTAATTGAAGCGCGGCGGCGCGGCATTCCAGTTATCAAGCGGGCCGAGATGCTGGGCGAACTGATGCGCCTTAAATACTCCGTCGGCATCGCAGGCACTCATGGCAAAACTACTACAACGTCAATGGTAGGGAAAATTCTTTATGAGGCTCACTTTGACCCGACCGTGATTGTGGGGGGGATTGTCGCCGGCACCGGTTCCGGCGCATCGCTGGGTGCGGGTGACTATCTGGTCGCGGAAGCGGATGAATATGACCGCTCCTTCCTGTCGATGTTTCCCTCGATGGCGCTGGTGACCAATATCGAACCTGACCATCTCAGCAGTTACGACGGAATGGATGACCTGGAGAACTCCTTTTTGACCTATATGAATCGGGTTCCCTTTTACGGTCTGGTGATTTACTGCATAGATGACCCGACTCTGACGCGTCTGCGTCACAAAATTACCCGGGCTTCAGTGAGTTATGGATTTTCGCCCGACGCCGACTATCAGGCGACCGACATCGTGCTCAAAGAGGGGAAATCCCGCTTCACGGTATTCAAGCGGGGAGAGCGTTTGGGGCTCTTCACGCTCAACATTCCCGGAAGACATAATGTGCAAAATGCGGTCGGCGCCATCGCCGCGGCATCGGAGCTGGAAATTCCGACCGAGATTATTGTGGAAGCCCTGTCGCTCTTCCGCACGGTGGAACGGCGTTTCGAAATAAAAGCGGAAGTCAACAATGTCATGGTGGTGGATGATTATGCCCACCATCCGACCGAAATTTCAGCCACCCTGGAAACCGCCCGCAGTTTTAACCGGCGGGTAATCGCCATTTTCCAGCCGCATCTTTTCAGCCGCACCAAGCAATTCTATCGGGAGTTTGCGGAAGCGCTTCAGAAAGCCGATTTTGCCTTTCTTGTCGATATCT
The DNA window shown above is from Candidatus Zixiibacteriota bacterium and carries:
- the murC gene encoding UDP-N-acetylmuramate--L-alanine ligase — protein: MIFGKFRELFFVGICGAGMSGIAEILHNLGYKVSGSDLAPGEVGLHLQKVGIDIYTGHEGHNIGTANVVVISSAVSNDNPEVIEARRRGIPVIKRAEMLGELMRLKYSVGIAGTHGKTTTTSMVGKILYEAHFDPTVIVGGIVAGTGSGASLGAGDYLVAEADEYDRSFLSMFPSMALVTNIEPDHLSSYDGMDDLENSFLTYMNRVPFYGLVIYCIDDPTLTRLRHKITRASVSYGFSPDADYQATDIVLKEGKSRFTVFKRGERLGLFTLNIPGRHNVQNAVGAIAAASELEIPTEIIVEALSLFRTVERRFEIKAEVNNVMVVDDYAHHPTEISATLETARSFNRRVIAIFQPHLFSRTKQFYREFAEALQKADFAFLVDIYPAREKPMEGVTAEMISDYARQRGYENIRYIGPKENGVPELLKIVRPGDMVLTIGAGSITRINPEIINALEKR
- the murG gene encoding undecaprenyldiphospho-muramoylpentapeptide beta-N-acetylglucosaminyltransferase, yielding MKPLRVIFAGGGTGGHLFPALALADKLKQRSSSNLPPEILFCGTKRGLEFRMKEKLGYPLELINVRGMARRLTLVNLLVPFLLVGAIAKSMLIIARFHPDIVIGSGGYVMGPVLIAAIIMGKRRVIQEQNSFPGVTTRKLAGMVDRVFLGFGEASKYLPAKAKMVETGNPIKEVIGTIPPEEGRKYFGIQPGKRVILILGGSQGATAINRNIMRHIDKLPEDIHLIWQTGERDYKDVAASAGGKVPGRSLFAFTDRIEYGYAAADLVIARAGALTLAEIIAAGLPSLLVPYPHAAGDHQRKNALPMEREGASIIIEDCQLQEKNLLEEAVNIFKSGRNDGMKTAVVSLRARRTKPAADLIVDEIMTLLNIS